The Lentisphaera araneosa HTCC2155 genome has a window encoding:
- the rpoZ gene encoding DNA-directed RNA polymerase subunit omega: protein MENSYIANALEVIGDKNVLVNLAAKRASQINKGDHPLIDTPRDAHNRPLVLSTLEIALIEIAEGKVTFEHIEA from the coding sequence TTGGAAAATAGTTACATTGCAAATGCACTAGAAGTCATCGGTGACAAAAACGTACTTGTTAACTTAGCTGCTAAACGCGCAAGTCAAATCAACAAGGGTGACCATCCTTTAATCGACACACCACGTGACGCTCACAACCGTCCTTTAGTTTTGTCGACATTAGAAATCGCACTGATTGAAATCGCTGAAGGTAAAGTCACTTTCGAACATATCGAGGCTTAA